From the Vicugna pacos unplaced genomic scaffold, VicPac4 scaffold_204, whole genome shotgun sequence genome, the window tcggggtcctcaccttgactcaggcggcatgtggtctcccctctggccacccgaggccccgcccctcatcccaggaccccagtccctccgagacccggatgtcaggaagtcagggccccacgagtgctcatcacacgcaggccctcccagggctgacagcaggggcgggatctgtttggccacttctgtcctccgtcagggtcctcagcttcagccctggcggttcctgggacgcccccttgttgacccgagcccacaccctcacaccaaggccctcactgcccagagacccccaggggagtctgtggactcacatcaggccaccaagcccagggcttcccaggaccgtggacgccaggggctgagatggattccccgggggtccctcagccctccctctgctccccacctgggctccaggctgggcctgggcccctccctctgcccacctcagtttgctccccttggacccaggcccctccacagcctggacccccgagagggaagcgggggtgggggttggggcactgatccccgccaccctgcctgcggtctcccagggctgacagcggaaccgacctggatttatcgtgttccattgatctgtgtccctccacacggttccaccttgactcctggcagcgctgggctccttccctgtgcagacctgaagccggcctccctcacccaggccctcacctctctcaccccccagggagggggcatcagcgcccgtcagatccggaccccgtgcccggggctctcccagggctgtcgggggggccggaggtggattccctgtttggaattcagcctcggtgggtgtttcctccctgcgatttccaggaccattcctcatctatggctttggattctgaccatcgaggggagctgacccatcagtgtaagtgtccagcagacagtttccaagaacacaccccagtaaatcctaccccaagtttggggcggtttccaaacctcttcaactatatatgccaagactgagtacactgtgagccacattaaacgccactcctccctgcagttggagcattctgagtgttctagcagctcaggcaggataagcaggtctctaagcatccctgaacaaagtacaccttcccttctcgcccaggagatgtatccacgatcccagagggacttctcagagcaatctcccacctgacacgttcctctcaccactaacaagtgccgtctgcacgtctgcctgccgccaacacccagcttcattaccatcacctcccacagaaggagccccgccctccccccaccccagcttcccaaagccctgaactgccctggcgctgggcacttacacttgggtgctctctcccggacccccaccccctcgccctattttcctttgccctatgggactcaggagacatgtcaccaacttcccgatgtgactgcggctcctagactatcctaggtgtgggctgtcctgcttttccgagtgtccccactgctaacaccgagccctccagagagcagaggctcggtGTACGTCTGCGGATGAACTGAGATGGTGAGCAGGGATCCTATTGATTCAggttgcctttctcctcctttcttaactgagccagacaaatccaggttatacacacataattataattttatagactgacagaagaaaagggataaggagccaataattaactatctttcacttttacttctctctctcttgaccccaccgagtttagtgctgatcactctcacatttccaagtaaatttctattccagtGCGGTGTTATCTACTTTGGCATCGCGAAGTACGATGGAAGCTTtcccaatttgttttacaaaatagcaaaactcagtcttgagctgcataagtaccaatacatgcgtaatcaatatcattcacaaactaagatactgaagcttattaaatattattattaatatacagaaatctgttgcatcttatacactaacaaaggagcatcagaaagagaaattaaggaaacaatcccatttaccatcacatcaaagagaataaaaaaatctagtactaaagctagctaaggagaccaaagacctgtactccaataactacaagacactgatgtgagaagctgaagatgacaccaacagatggaaagatataccgtgttcttggattggaagaatcagtgttgttgaccatacaacccagtggccgtactacccaaggcaatctacagattcaaagcaatccctgtcaaaataacaatggcatttttctcagaacaagaaccaataacttaaaaaagtgtacggaaaaagaaaagaaccccaatagctaaaacaatcttgagaatgaagaaccgagcgggaggaatcatgctccctgactttagactatactacagagctgtagtaatcaaaagagtgcGGTACTGGccccagacagacacacagatcaatggaacaggataaagaggcgacaagtaaacccacacacttaccgtcaatgaatctacgacaaaggaagcaaggatattgaatggagaaaagacagtctcttcaataagtggttctgggaaaactggacagctacctgtcaaagaacgaacttagaacattctctaacaccatacacaaaaataaactcaagatagattaaagatctacattcaagactggatactataatactcctagaggaaaacataggcagaaccctctctgacgtaaattacagcaataacgttttcgatccatctcctaaaacaaaggaaataaaaggaaaaataaacagcggggacctaattatacttaaaagcttctgcacagcaaaggaatccactgactaaataaaaaaaaaacaacctactgaaggggagaaaatatttgcaaatgatacaactgacaagggagcaataaccaccatatataaacagctcatacaattcaacatcaaaaagacaaatgacccaactaaaaacgggcagaacaacagaatagacatctgtccaaagaggaaatgcaggtggcctgcaggcacgtgaaaagatgctcagtataactaatcatctgggaaatgcaaaccaaaaccacaatgagatatcacctcatacctgtcagaatggctaccttcaaaaagaacgcgaagagcaaatgttggcgaagatgtggagaaaagggatccctcctacactgttggtgcggatgtgaattggtgtggccattgtggaaaacagtatgccgtttctcacaaaactaaaaatagaaccaccaagtgacccagcaattccattcctgggtatatatctcaaaaaaaaaaaagatactaatttgaaaagatacacgcacccaatattcatagcagcgttatctacaattgccaagatgtggaaggaacctaaatgtccatcagcagatgaatggatacacacaaacacacacacacacacatatggaatactagtcagccataaaaaacaaaattttgccgtttgcagcaacatggatggacttggaggacattatgctaagtgaaataaatcagacagagaaagacaaatactgtatgatatcagtttatacgtggactctaaaaaatacaacaaactagtgactataacaaagaagcagactcatagagaacaaactagtgattaccaggggggaggggggaggggcaatataggggtgaggGAGCGGGAGGTCCAAACTATTGGGTGGAAGGAAGGTTCACAACCAGGTTCATTGGGTGCACAACAAGGGGTATATAACCAATATATTCTCAGAactgtaaatgaaatgtaatctttaaaaaacctgtataataaaataaagtatattgatatttattaaaaggaataacatctgaagcatcactaagggaaatgaagatgaatttccatatcattgtagagaacaggagcccagagatgctgtacacCGTGTTCCCCCCCACCGGCCCTGGCCCTCACTACCTAAAAGGCTGACTGCTTGCTCTTCAGACACACAGTGAAGAGTCAGCCTCACTTCCTGCCCGGCGGGAGAAGCTGCCGGACAGGGGCCTAGAAGGAGCCCAGCTGCAAGTCTGcctcaggccccctcttcctcatcactcactcgctcttcagacagggatgggaaagaactgggaccccttctattgaccctgaggaaatgttccaggacttgcagcttgctggtctccgtGTAGGCCCGGGGACCCCATAGGAACTCGTAGCTagcgggatcgctgttggccacctgccggtactccacgtacccctcctgcacccacacgttggtgatgagttccctgggctccccgtagatgaagtgctccctcccagcacacagccccatcttgctaagtgctcgccagactgcctcctcaggagcaaagtcgccctccaggacaatcacacccagaagtatcaccaggaggccagtgttgggcatgctctgcccgtcgtcctgcatgccatcgtaggtgaggcccagggtggggaccaggacatacaagtgctccctgggggccacctccttcacatccaccccaaagaccagctgcagacactcagaggcttggctcaagaccacagggaagtggtcctggtcatctctgaggaccgcattcagcatttcctcttttgaggtCGGCTGCTTTGTGCGGTACTTGTGGAGCAGGAAGCCCATCAGTTCAGCCATCATTAAATGTAATGCATCTTGGAGCCGGGACTCGGCATCTGCCGGGTCCTGCCCggagctgggcccctcctcaccttggcttctgaggccattgtcttccgactggctccatggaggggctgccacggctgtgggggaggggcagacaccctgagggctctgcgtgggactgggtgtcccagaatcagccgcctcctcgccagtgcccaggaacaggactgagtaggaagacgacgaggaggaggaggagggagacaacggggatgtgccgccttcctcctcctcctcctcctcctcgtcctcctcctcctcgtcctcctcctcctcctccacccaaatgTCCTGCTCATCCATGGAATCCTCAGCCGCTCTTGGGTCCTTAAAGTCGGCTTCAGTGTGGTGGAGGTCACGCATCTGAACGGGAGGCACGGTGAGTGGTgtcgggcagctgagaggagcgaggccaggggtgacagatggggacccacgggcctggggaagaaagggagtgtcagcggcccgggctgagaaacccaccctggggggctctgacaaaggccacttacaggtctcctctccaggggtgccctcggcctcacaggggctctcctcctggtggacggtcgtctgtgaacctgacgggggaagtaaggcagctcctcagggtgcagccggcacagcccgaggctttgggggcgacagggggtgggtggagtggacgttggcgtcgtggggtcccctctgttccaggagcccccgggcacacactcagggcccacacctcaccttcagtcctgacactgccggcctcctgtgctctgtgacccgaggacacgtgtctcagacctaggccttcacctcccggtgtctggagcccctgggagagaaaggaggggagacctggggtctacactgtggcacagccctggacccgcgtgctggcagcaggcctgggctctggcaggttcccactcttctagggtgggaggtcctctccgcgctaactcagggtcctcaccgtgactccaagcgggacctgggattctgcgctccaaccacctgagggccccatcctgatagtaagtccccggtctctctgagccctggatgcggaagtcaggacacaccacgtgtgctcatcccgcctgggggcctcccagggctgacagcaggggcaggatcggttgcgtcccctctgttctggggtttctggtcccctcactcctccctcagggtcctccccttgactcctggcaggagctgagattcccccctcagcccacctgaggccccgcccgtcattccgggacgccagtccttccgagacccgcatttcaggaactgctgcccgaggtcctcccgccccatggtctcccaggactggctctgttctggggtccagggtccctgaatgctaactcgcggtcggcaccttcactcccaggcggccctgagattctctcctccgcagacctgaggcccccgccctttcactatgtccccagtctgtctgagactcggatgcggaagtcaggacaaaccacgtgggcctgtcctcCCCTCGGGCCGCCGGACGGCTGAAAGCAAGGGCGCCTTTCTGTGGGGTGGCCACTTTTCTGGGTTCANNNNNNNNNNNNNNNNNNNNNNNNNNNNNNNNNNNNNNNNNNNNNNNNNNNNNNNNNNNNNNNNNNNNNNNNNNNNNNNNNNNNNNNNNNNNNNNNNNNNAATAATTAACTatctttcacttttacttctctctctcttgaccccaccgagtttagtgctgatcactctcacatttccaagtaaatttctattccagtGCGGTGTTATCTACTTTGGCATCGCGAAGTACGATGGAAGCTTtcccaatttgttttacaaaatagcaaaactcagtcttgagctgcataagtaccaatacatgcgtaatcaatatcattcacaaactaagatactgaagcttattaaatattattattaatatacagaaatctgttgcatcttatacactaacaaaggagcatcagaaagagaaattaaggaaacaatcccatttaccatcacatcaaagagaataaaaaaatctagtactaaagctagctaaggagaccaaagacctgtactccaataactacaagacactgatgtgagaagctgaagatgacaccaacagatggaaagatataccgtgttcttggattggaagaatcagtgttgttgaccatacaacccagtggccgtactacccaaggcaatctacagattcaaagcaatccctgtcaaaataacaatggcatttttctcagaacaagaaccaataacttaaaaaagtgtacggaaaaagaaaagaaccccaatagctaaaacaatcttgagaatgaagaacagagtgggaggaatcatgctccctgactttagactatactacagagctgtagtaatcaaaagagtgcGGTACTGGccccaaacagacacacagatcaatggaacaggataaagaggcgacaagtaaacccacacacttaccgtcaatgaatctatgacaaaggaagcaaggatattgaatggagaaaagacagtctcttcaataagtggttctgggaaaactggacagctacctgtcaaagaacgaacttagaacattctctaacaccatacacaaaaataaactcaagatagattaaagatctacattcaagactggatactataatactcctagaggaaaacataggcagaaccctctctgacgtaaattacagcaataacgttttcgatccatctcctaaaacaaaggaaataaaaggaaaaataaacagcggggacctaattatacttaaaagcttctgcacagcaaaggaatccactgactaaataaaaaaaaacaacctactgaaggggagaaaatatttgcaaatgatacaactgacaagggagcaataaccaccatatataaacagctcatacaattcaacatcaaaaagacaaatgacccaactaaaaacgggcagaacaacagaatagacatctgtccaaagaggaaatgcaggtggcctgcaggcacgtgaaaagatgctcagtataactaatcatctgggaaatgcaaaccaaaaccacaatgaggtatcacctcatacctgtcagaatggctaccttcaaaaagaacgcgaagagcaaatgttggcgaagatgtggagaaaagggatccctcctacactgttggtgcagATGTGAATTGGtgtggccattgtggaaaacagtatgccgtttctcacaaaactaaaaatagaaccaccaagtgacccagcaattccattcctgggtatatatctcaaaaaaaaaaaaagatactaatttgaaaagatacacgcacccaatattcatagcagcgttatctacaattgccaagatgtggaaggaacctaaatgtccatcagcagatgaatggatacacacacacacacacacacacacatatggaatactagtcagccataaaaaacaaaattttgccgtttgcagcaacatggatggacttggaggacattatgctaagtgaaataaatcagacagagaaagacaaatactgtatgatatcagtttatacgtggactctaaaaaatacaacaaactagtgactataacaaagaagcagactcatagagaacaaactagtgattaccaggggggaggggggaggggcaatataggggtgaggGAGCGGGAGGTCCAAACTATTGGGTGGAAGGAAGGTTCACAACCAGGTTCATTGGGTGCACAACAAGGGGTATATAACCAATATATTCTCAGAactgtaaatgaaatgtaatctttaaaaaacctgtataataaaataaagtatattgatatttattaaaaggaataacatctgaagcatcactaagggaaatgaagatgaatttccatatcattgtagagaacaggagcccagagatgctgtacacCGTGTTCCCCCCCACCGGCCCTGGCCCTCACTACGTAAAAGGCTGACTGCTTGCTCTTCAGACACACAGTGAAGAGTCAGCCTCACTTCCTGCCCGGCGGGAGAAGCTGCCGGACAGGGGCCTAGAAGGAGCCCAGCTGCAAGTCTGcctcaggccccctcttcctcatcactcactcgctcttcagacagggatgggaaagaactgggaccccttctattgaccctgaggaaatgttccaggacttgcagcttgctggtctccgtgtaggcccggggaccccacaggaactcgtagcgagcgggatcgctgttggccacctgccggtactccacgtacccctcctgcacccacacgttggtgatgagttccctgggctccccgtagatgaagtgctccctcccagcacacagccccatctTGCTAAGCGCTCGCCAGACTGCCTCCTCAGGAGCAAAGTCGCCCTCCAGGACAATCACACCCAGAagtatcaccaggaggccagtgttgggcatgctctgcccgtcgtcctgcatgccatcgtaggtgaggcccagggtggggaccaggacatacaagtgctccctggggtccacctccttcacatccaccccaaagaccagctgcagacactcagaggcttggctcaagaccacagggaagtggtcctggtcatctctgaggaccgcattcagcatttcctcttttgaggtCGGCTGCTTTGTGCGGTACTTGTGGAGCAGGAAGCCCATCAGTTCAGCCATCATTAAATGTAATGCATCTTGGAGCCGGGACTCGGCATCTGCCGGGTCCTGCCCggagctgggcccctcctcaccttggcttctgaggccattgtcttccgactggctccatggaggggctgccacggctgtgggggaggggcagacaccctgagggctctgcgtgggactgggtgtcccagaatcagccgcctcctcgccagtgcccaggaacaggactgagtaggaagacgacgaggaggaggaggagggagacaacggggatgtgccgccttcctcctcctcctcctcctcctcgtcctcctcctcctcgtcctcctcctcctcctccacccaaatgTCCTGCTCATCCATGGAATCCTCAGCCGCTCTTGGGTCCTTAAAGTCGGCTTCAGTGTGGTGGAGGTCACGCATCTGAACGGGAGGCACGGTGAGTGGTgtcgggcagctgagaggagcgaggccaggggtgacagatggggacccacgggcctggggaagaaagggagtgtcagcggcccgggctgagaaacccaccctggggggctctgacaaaggccacttacaggtctcctctccaggggtgccctcggcctcacaggggctctcctcctggtggacggtcgtctgtgaacctgacgggggaagtaaggcagctcctcagggtgcagccggcacagcccgaggctttgggggcgacagggggtgggtggagtggacgttggcgtcgtggggtcccctctgttccaggagcccccgggcacacactcagggcccacacctcaccttcagtcctgacactgccggcctcctgtgctctgtgacccgaggacacgtgtctcagacctaggccttcacctcccggtgtctggagcccctgggagagaaaggaggggagacctggggtctacactgtggcacagccctggacccgcgtgctggcagcaggcctgggctctggcaggttcccactcttctagggtgggaggtcctctccgcgctaactcagggtcctcaccgtgactccaagcgggacctgggattctgcgctccaaccacctgagggccccatcctgatagtaagtccccggtctctctgagccctggatgcggaagtcaggacacaccacgtgtgctcatcccgcctgggggcctcccagggctgacagcaggggcaggatcggttgcgtcccctctgttctggggtttctggtcccctcactcctccctcagggtcctccccttgactcctggcaggagctgagattcccccctcagcccacctgaggccccgcccgtcattccgggacgccagtccttccgagacccgcatttcaggaactgctgcccgaggtcctcccgccccatggtctcccaggactggctctgttctggggtccagggtccctgaatgctaactcgcggtcggcaccttcactcccaggcggccctgagattctctcctccgcagacctgaggcccccgccctttcactatgtccccagtctgtctgagactcggatgcggaagtcaggacaaaccacgtgggcctgtcctcccctcgggccgccggacggctgaaagcaagggcgcctttctgtggggtggccacttttctgggttcaggggcccctccttcctccttcagggtcctcactttgactcaggcggcatgtagcctccccttggaacccccgaggccccgcccctcatcccaggaccccagtccctctgaggcccggatggcaggaaatgccgccggtgctcaccctgccccaaggcctccaagccccaacactgtcccggggtgcaggaatcctccgttctccctcggggtcctcactttgactcaggcggcatgtagcctccccttggaacccccgaagccacgcccctcatcccaggaccccagtccctccgagacccggatggcaggaaatgccgcctgtgcttgttccgacctgtggcctcccaggaccgactgtgttttggggtccagggtcctcactgctcgctcacagtcatcagcttcactcccagtgggaccttggattctctcctctgcagatctgagggtccccccaccccccatctcacactaagtccccggtctctctgagaccagggtgcCGCAGTCAGGACACAACACGTGGGCCCgtcctgccctcgggcctccggacagctgctagcaaggttccctgtctgtgggatggcctcttttccgggttccgggagccctcagttctccctcagggTCGTCACTTAGGCGTCATGTCGTctagcctctggccacccgaggccccgcccctcaccccaggaccccagtccctcggagacccgggtgtcaggaaatgccgccggtgctcaccctgccccaaggcctccaatgtCCAACACTGTCcccgggtgcaggaatcctccgttgtccctcggggtcctcactttgactcaggcggcatgcagcctccccttggaacccccgaagccccgcccctcatcccaggaccccaatccctctgaggcccggatggcaagaaatgccgccggtgctcaccctgccccaaggcctccaagccccaacactgtcccggggtgcaggaatcctccgttctccctcggggtcctcaccttgactcaggcggcatgtggtctcccctctggccacccgaggccccgcccctcatcccaggaccccagtccctccgagacccggatgtcaggaagtcagggccccacgagtgctcatcacacgcaggccctcccagggctgacagcaggggcgggatctgtttggccacttctgtcctccgtcagggtcctcagcttcagccctggcggttcctgggacgcccccttgttgacccgagcccacaccctcacaccaaggccctcactgcccagagacccccaggggagtctgtggactcacatcaggccaccaagcccagggcttcccaggaccgtggacgccaggggctgagatggattccccgggggtccctcagccctccctctgctccccacctgggctccaggctgggcctgggcccctccctctgcccacctcagtttgctccccttggacccaggcccctccacagcctggacccccgagagggaagcgggggtgggggttggggcactgatccccgccaccctgcctgcggtctcccagggctgacagcggaaccgacctggatttatcgtgttccattgatctgtgtccctccacacggttccaccttgactcctggcagcgctgggctccttccctgtgcagacctgaagccggcctccctcacccaggccctcacctctctcaccccccagggagggggcatcagcgcccgtcagatccggaccccgtgcccggggctctcccagggctgtcgggggggccggaggtggattccctgtttggaattcagcctcggtgggtgtttcctccctgcgatttccaggaccattcctcatctatggctttggattctgaccatcgaggggagctgacccatcagtgtaagtgtccagcagacagtttccaagaacacaccccagtaaatcctaccccaagtttggggcggtttccaaacctcttcaactatatatgccaagactgagtacactgtgagccacattaaacgccactcctccctgcagttggagcattctgagtgttctagcagctcaggcaggataagcaggtctctaagcatccctgaacaaagtacaccttcccttctcgcccaggagatgtatccacgatcccagagggacttctcagagcaatctcccacctgacacgttcctctcaccactaacaagtgccgtctgcacgtctgcctgccgccaacacccagcttcattaccatcacctcccacagaaggagccccgccctccccccaccccagcttcccaaagccctgaactgccctggcgctgggcacttacacttgggtgctctctcccggacccccaccccctcgccctattttcctttgccctatgggactcaggagacatgtcaccaacttcccgatgtgactgcggctcctagactatcctaggtgtgggctgtcctgcttttccgagtgtccccactgctaacaccgagccctccagagagcagaggctcggtGTACGTCTGCGGATGAACTGAGATGGTGAGCAGGGATCCTATTGATTCAggttgcctttctcctcctttcttaactgagccagacaaatccaggttatacacacataattataattttatagact encodes:
- the LOC140695434 gene encoding melanoma-associated antigen 8-like; this encodes MRDLHHTEADFKDPRAAEDSMDEQDIWVEEEEEDEEEEDEEEEEEEEGGTSPLSPSSSSSSSSYSVLFLGTGEEAADSGTPSPTQSPQGVCPSPTAVAAPPWSQSEDNGLRSQGEEGPSSGQDPADAESRLQDALHLMMAELMGFLLHKYRTKQPTSKEEMLNAVLRDDQDHFPVVLSQASECLQLVFGVDVKEVAPREHLYVLVPTLGLTYDGMQDDGQSMPNTGLLVILLGVIVLEGDFAPEEAVWRALSKMGLCAGREHFIYGEPRELITNVWVQEGYVEYRQVANSDPASYEFLWGPRAYTETSKLQVLEHFLRVNRRGPSSFPSLSEERVSDEEEGA
- the LOC140695423 gene encoding melanoma-associated antigen 8-like — translated: MRDLHHTEADFKDPRAAEDSMDEQDIWVEEEEEDEEEEDEEEEEEEEGGTSPLSPSSSSSSSSYSVLFLGTGEEAADSGTPSPTQSPQGVCPSPTAVAAPPWSQSEDNGLRSQGEEGPSSGQDPADAESRLQDALHLMMAELMGFLLHKYRTKQPTSKEEMLNAVLRDDQDHFPVVLSQASECLQLVFGVDVKEVDPREHLYVLVPTLGLTYDGMQDDGQSMPNTGLLVILLGVIVLEGDFAPEEAVWRALSKMGLCAGREHFIYGEPRELITNVWVQEGYVEYRQVANSDPARYEFLWGPRAYTETSKLQVLEHFLRVNRRGPSSFPSLSEERVSDEEEGA